Proteins from a genomic interval of Arachis hypogaea cultivar Tifrunner chromosome 10, arahy.Tifrunner.gnm2.J5K5, whole genome shotgun sequence:
- the LOC112714832 gene encoding dicarboxylate transporter 2.1, chloroplastic, producing MESFALHSLSTSTSFSLSSSRFSLHHRSRPIMTNRSQLSLPLNPQSRSNPSPISPLISQVFSFPSKASKFNTSSRPHYSPLHASSSSSNSPSPPPLQGAKPIPFVISVCIGLIVRFLVPKPVEVTPEAWQLLSIFLSTIAGLVLSPLPVGAWAFLGLTTAVVTKTLTFGAAFSAFTNEVIWLIVISFFFARGFVKTGLGDRIATYFVKWMGKSTLGLSYGLTFSEVLIAPAMPSTTARAGGVFLPIIKSLSLSAGSEPGNPTAKRLGAYLVQNQFQSAGNSSALFLTAAAQNLLCIKLAEELGVIVSSPWVTWFKAASLPALVCLLVTPLVLYKLYPPEIKDTPEAPALAAKKLETMGPVTKNEWIMVSTMLLAVSLWIFGDSLGIASAVAAMIGLSILLVLGVLDWNDCLNEKSAWDTLAWFAILVGMAGQLTNLGIVTWMSDCVANSLRSFSLSWPASLAVLQAAYFLIHYLFASQTGHVGALYSAFLAMHRAAGVPGVLAALALGYNTNLFGAITHYSSGQAAVYFGAGYIDLPDIFKMGFVMFVINAIIWGGVGAFWWKFLGLY from the exons ATGGAGAGCTTTGCGCTGCACTCGCTCTCCACCtcaacctctttctctctctcatcttcacgCTTCTCCCTTCACCACCGTTCTCGACCCATCATGACAAACAGATCCCAACTCTCACTTCCACTGAATCCACAATCACGTTCAAACCCATCTCCCATATCACCCCTCATTTCTCAAGTTTTCTCCTTTCCCTCCAAAGCTTCAAAATTTAACACTTCCTCAAGACCCCATTACAGCCCACTTCATGCTTCTTCATCTTCCTCAAATTCTCCGTCACCACCGCCACTGCAGGGTGCAAAGCCCATTCCTTTCGTAATCTCCGTATGCATAGGCCTCATTGTTCGTTTCTTAGTTCCCAAGCCAGTGGAAGTTACTCCAGAGGCATGGCAATTGCTCTCAATTTTCCTCTCAACCATCGCGGGCCTTGTCCTGAGCCCGTTGCCCGTTGGAGCCTGGGCTTTTCTGGGCCTTACAACTGCTGTGGTAACCAAAACTTTAACCTTTGGTGCAGCCTTCAGTGCCTTCACCAACGAAGTGATTTGGTTGATTGTGATTTCATTCTTCTTTGCCCGTGGATTTGTGAAAACTGGTTTGGGAGATAGAATTGCAACTTACTTTGTGAAGTGGATGGGGAAGAGCACTTTGGGTTTGTCTTATGGTTTGACATTCAGTGAAGTGCTTATTGCTCCGGCAATGCCGAGCACCACCGCAAGAGCTGGTGGTGTGTTCTTGCCGATCATCAAGTCACTGTCACTCTCCGCTGGCAGTGAACCTGGCAATCCTACTGCTAAGAGGCTTGGTGCTTATCTCGTTCAGAACCAGTTTCAG TCTGCTGGTAACTCTAGTGCTCTTTTCCTAACTGCTGCAGCTCAAAATCTGCTGTGTATCAAATTAGCAGAGGAGCTTGGGGTCATTGTTTCTAGCCCTTGGGTTACTTGGTTCAAGGCAGCTAGCTTACCTGCACTTGTTTGTCTTCTTGTTACACCGTTGGTTTTATACAAGCTCTATCCCCCTGAAATTAAAGACACACCGGAAGCACCTGCCCTGGCTGCAAAGAAACTCGAAACTATGGGCCCTGTCACAAAAAATGAATGGATTATGGTTTCTACGATGCTTCTTGCCGTCTCTTTGTGGATCTTTGG AGATAGTCTCGGCATAGCAAGTGCTGTAGCTGCGATGATTGGGTTATCAATACTACTTGTATTAGGAGTTCTTGACTGGAATGACTGCTTGAATGAGAAATCGGCTTGGGATACCTTGGCTTGGTTTGCCATTCTTGTGGGCATGGCAGGCCAGTTGACAAACCTTGGTATCGTAACCTGGATGTCTGATTGTGTAGCCAACTCGCTTCGGTCATTCTCTTTGAGCTGGCCAGCTTCACTAGCTGTTCTTCAGGCAGCTTATTTCTTAATCCACTACCTTTTCGCCAGTCAGACAGGACACGTGGGGGCTTTATACTCTGCATTTCTTGCTATGCATAGGGCAGCTGGTGTTCCTGGTGTTCTGGCTGCGCTCGCTTTAGGTTACAACACAAATCTTTTTGGTGCAATAACACACTATAGTAGCGGTCAGGCTGCTGTATACTTTGGAG CTGGTTATATCGACCTTCCTGATATATTCAAAATGGGGTTCGTTATGTTTGTTATCAATGCTATCATCTGGGGAGGTGTTGGTGCTTTCTGGTGGAAATTTTTGGGACTGTATTGA